In Streptomyces sp. NBC_01381, a genomic segment contains:
- a CDS encoding 2-phosphosulfolactate phosphatase, with amino-acid sequence MPRNVALFAADWWAQAGYGVRFEWGPEGARRLMAGGDVACLVVVDVLSFTTAVSVAVDAGTRVFPYAWRDESAVAYAADRGAVLAVGRRAVTPDTPWSLSPAALRRAPFASRLVLPSPNGSAIAAAASEAGGVVVAGCLRNAAAVGGWLAREGFGTTDRPVAVVASGERWEDGSLRPALEDALGAGAVISALGGGRLSPEAEVAAGGYASCGDVAVAVAECASGRELAAGGFAGDVAVAVERDASRVVPVLVDGAFSSPLCP; translated from the coding sequence ATGCCCCGCAACGTCGCCCTGTTCGCCGCCGACTGGTGGGCCCAGGCCGGGTACGGGGTGCGGTTCGAGTGGGGACCCGAAGGGGCGCGGCGACTGATGGCGGGCGGGGATGTGGCGTGCCTGGTCGTAGTGGACGTGCTGTCGTTCACGACCGCGGTGTCGGTCGCGGTGGACGCCGGGACACGGGTCTTCCCGTACGCGTGGCGGGACGAGAGCGCGGTGGCGTACGCGGCGGACCGGGGCGCCGTGCTGGCGGTGGGACGGCGCGCGGTGACGCCCGATACGCCGTGGTCGCTCTCCCCCGCCGCGCTGCGCCGGGCACCCTTCGCGTCCCGCCTGGTGCTGCCCTCGCCCAATGGGTCCGCGATCGCGGCGGCGGCGTCGGAGGCGGGCGGGGTGGTGGTCGCCGGATGCCTCAGGAACGCGGCGGCGGTGGGCGGTTGGCTGGCCCGGGAGGGCTTCGGCACCACTGACCGGCCGGTCGCGGTGGTCGCCTCCGGCGAGCGGTGGGAGGACGGGAGCCTGCGGCCCGCGCTGGAGGACGCGCTGGGGGCGGGGGCGGTGATCTCCGCTCTGGGCGGGGGGCGTCTTTCGCCGGAGGCGGAGGTGGCGGCGGGCGGGTACGCGTCGTGCGGGGACGTCGCGGTGGCGGTGGCGGAGTGTGCGTCGGGGCGAGAGCTGGCGGCGGGCGGCTTCGCCGGGGATGTGGCGGTGGCGGTGGAGCGGGATGCGTCGAGGGTGGTGCCGGTGCTGGTGGACGGCGCTTTCTCTTCCCCGCTGTGTCCATGA
- a CDS encoding cobyrinate a,c-diamide synthase encodes MVARLVVAAPSSGSGKTTVATGLMAAFSAAGLAVSPHKVGPDYIDPGYHALATGRPGRNLDAYLCGPEMVAPLFAHGARGCDLAVVEGVMGLYDGASGQGELASTAQVAKLLRAPVVLVVDASSQSRSVAALVHGFASWDPEVRIGGVILNKVGSARHEALLREALDESGVPVLGALGRAQQVHAPSRHLGLVPVAERRAEAVDSVAALASRVREGCDLEGILGLARSAPALSGDTWDPEVSPDALKSESRRPVVAIAGGAAFSFSYAEHAELLTAAGADVVTFDPLHDEQLPDGTAGLVIGGGFPEVYAPELSANEPLRKAVAELALGGAPVAAECAGLLYLTRELDGKPMCGVLDARARMSERLTLGYREAVAVSDSALAAVGTRMRGHEFHRTVVEPGAGAAPAWGLHAPERRVEGFVQQGVHASYLHTHWAAEPGIARRFVERCTA; translated from the coding sequence GTGGTAGCTCGGCTCGTCGTCGCAGCGCCTTCCTCCGGAAGCGGGAAGACGACTGTCGCCACGGGGTTGATGGCCGCCTTCTCGGCGGCCGGGCTCGCCGTGTCCCCGCACAAGGTGGGGCCCGACTACATCGATCCCGGGTATCACGCGCTGGCCACGGGGCGGCCGGGGCGGAATCTCGACGCGTATCTCTGCGGGCCCGAGATGGTCGCGCCGCTGTTCGCGCATGGGGCGCGTGGGTGCGATCTCGCCGTGGTCGAGGGCGTCATGGGGCTCTATGACGGGGCCTCGGGGCAGGGTGAGCTCGCTTCTACGGCGCAGGTGGCGAAGTTGTTGCGGGCGCCGGTGGTTCTGGTGGTCGACGCTTCGTCGCAGTCGCGGTCCGTTGCCGCGCTTGTGCATGGGTTCGCCTCGTGGGATCCGGAGGTACGGATCGGGGGCGTCATCTTGAACAAGGTGGGGTCCGCGCGGCATGAGGCGTTGCTGCGGGAGGCCTTGGACGAGTCCGGGGTTCCTGTGCTGGGGGCGCTGGGTCGGGCGCAGCAGGTCCACGCGCCCTCGCGGCACCTGGGACTCGTGCCGGTCGCCGAGCGGCGGGCTGAGGCTGTGGACTCTGTTGCGGCGTTGGCCTCGCGGGTGCGGGAAGGGTGTGACCTGGAGGGGATTCTGGGGCTGGCCCGTAGCGCGCCTGCGTTGTCCGGTGACACGTGGGACCCGGAAGTTTCGCCGGACGCGCTGAAGAGCGAGAGCCGCAGGCCTGTCGTCGCCATCGCCGGTGGTGCCGCCTTCTCGTTCTCCTACGCCGAGCACGCCGAGCTGCTCACCGCCGCCGGCGCAGACGTCGTCACGTTTGATCCTCTCCATGACGAGCAACTGCCGGACGGCACCGCCGGGTTGGTCATCGGCGGTGGATTTCCCGAGGTGTACGCTCCCGAGCTTTCCGCCAATGAGCCGTTGCGGAAAGCCGTTGCCGAGCTTGCGCTCGGTGGGGCGCCCGTCGCCGCCGAGTGTGCCGGGCTGCTCTATCTGACGCGGGAGTTGGACGGGAAGCCCATGTGCGGCGTGCTCGACGCCCGTGCGCGGATGTCGGAGCGGCTGACCCTCGGGTACCGGGAGGCCGTCGCCGTGTCCGACAGCGCGCTCGCGGCCGTCGGGACCCGGATGCGCGGGCACGAGTTTCACCGCACCGTCGTCGAACCGGGCGCCGGGGCGGCTCCCGCCTGGGGTCTGCACGCCCCTGAACGGCGCGTCGAAGGCTTCGTACAACAGGGTGTGCACGCGAGTTATCTGCACACGCATTGGGCCGCCGAACCCGGTATCGCCCGTCGGTTCGTAGAGAGGTGCACGGCATGA
- the cobI gene encoding precorrin-2 C(20)-methyltransferase: MSNTLVGVGVGPGDPELVTVKGVNALRAAAVVVVPVMDTGERGRAEATVLHYVPEDKVVRVVFALNERTDRQRREAAWDAAGERVAELLREHGSVAFATIGDPNVYSTFTYLAQTIAELVPGAGIETVPGITAMQDLAARSGAVLTEGTEPLTLVPVTAGAAVLKDALAGPGTVVAYKFGRQAQEVAAALRETGRTEDAVWGSALGLPEESIRSAAELDETPLPYLSTLIAPARREGGRGGKL, from the coding sequence ATGAGCAACACGCTGGTCGGAGTCGGTGTCGGGCCCGGTGACCCGGAGCTGGTGACCGTCAAGGGCGTCAACGCGCTGCGTGCCGCCGCTGTCGTCGTCGTACCGGTCATGGACACCGGTGAGCGCGGGCGGGCAGAAGCGACCGTGCTGCACTACGTCCCCGAGGACAAGGTCGTGCGTGTCGTGTTCGCGCTCAACGAGCGCACCGACCGGCAGCGCCGCGAGGCCGCCTGGGACGCCGCCGGCGAGCGGGTCGCCGAGCTGCTGCGGGAGCACGGCTCGGTGGCGTTCGCGACGATCGGCGACCCCAATGTGTACTCGACGTTCACCTATCTCGCGCAGACCATCGCGGAGCTCGTGCCGGGGGCCGGCATCGAGACCGTGCCCGGCATCACCGCCATGCAGGATCTCGCCGCCCGCAGCGGTGCCGTGCTCACCGAAGGCACCGAGCCGCTGACGCTGGTGCCGGTGACCGCGGGTGCCGCCGTGCTCAAGGACGCGCTCGCCGGGCCCGGCACGGTCGTCGCGTACAAGTTCGGGCGGCAGGCCCAGGAGGTGGCGGCCGCACTGCGCGAGACGGGGCGCACGGAGGACGCCGTGTGGGGGTCCGCGCTCGGCCTTCCCGAGGAGTCCATCCGCTCGGCCGCCGAGCTGGACGAGACGCCGCTGCCCTATCTGTCCACGCTGATCGCTCCCGCGCGGCGCGAGGGCGGCCGGGGCGGGAAACTGTGA
- a CDS encoding precorrin-8X methylmutase — MTRVVHPIEQESFRRLRARLDTSHFAPLTRAVVERVIHSAADLEYATDLVTDEDALVAAHAALHAGAPVVTDVEMVAAGITKRQTVCRLKDAKSGPGLTRSAHAIRLAYEEVGPGALWVIGCAPTALEELLVLDAAPALVIGLPVGFVGAAESKAALRESGLPAVSNVSEKGGSAVAAAALNALLYHPAPSPKSTPHSQSKSYEAPATTEESP, encoded by the coding sequence GTGACCCGTGTCGTCCACCCCATCGAGCAGGAGTCGTTCCGGCGGCTCCGGGCCCGCCTGGACACCTCGCACTTCGCGCCGCTGACCCGGGCGGTCGTGGAGCGCGTCATCCACTCCGCCGCCGACCTGGAGTACGCGACGGACCTCGTCACCGACGAGGACGCCCTCGTGGCGGCCCACGCGGCGCTGCACGCGGGTGCGCCCGTGGTCACCGACGTGGAGATGGTCGCGGCGGGCATCACGAAGCGGCAGACGGTGTGTCGTTTGAAGGACGCCAAGTCGGGCCCCGGCCTTACCCGTTCGGCCCACGCGATCCGTCTCGCGTACGAGGAAGTGGGCCCCGGGGCGCTCTGGGTGATCGGCTGCGCGCCGACCGCCCTGGAGGAACTGCTCGTGCTCGACGCGGCGCCCGCCCTGGTGATCGGCCTGCCCGTCGGCTTCGTCGGTGCCGCCGAGTCCAAGGCGGCGCTGCGCGAGAGCGGCCTTCCCGCCGTCAGCAATGTCTCGGAGAAGGGCGGTTCGGCGGTCGCGGCGGCCGCGCTGAACGCGCTCCTGTACCACCCCGCGCCGTCGCCGAAGTCGACACCGCACTCGCAGTCGAAGTCTTACGAAGCACCCGCAACAACCGAGGAGTCCCCGTGA
- the cobM gene encoding precorrin-4 C(11)-methyltransferase: MADAEATTGKVTFVGAGPGAADLLTFRAARAIAEADVVIWAASLVQADVLDHAREGAEILDSATMSLEDVVAVYERAAAEGLKVARIHSGDPALWGGTQEQVDRCAGIGVATEIVPGVSSFSAVAAIAQRELTIPEVAQSVILTRLGGGKTPMPPGEEVREFARHGTTMALFLSAARSGQLVRELLEGGYPTTTPVVIAYQATWPEELVLNCTIETLEETVKEHRLWKHTLFLVGPALAAHGTRSHLYHPGHFHGFRKADPEARAALRAERAKS; this comes from the coding sequence ATGGCCGACGCCGAAGCCACCACCGGCAAGGTGACCTTTGTCGGGGCAGGGCCCGGCGCCGCCGACCTGCTGACGTTCCGTGCCGCACGCGCCATCGCGGAGGCCGATGTCGTCATCTGGGCGGCGAGCCTGGTGCAGGCGGACGTCCTCGATCACGCGCGCGAGGGCGCCGAGATCCTCGACTCGGCGACGATGTCCCTCGAAGACGTCGTCGCCGTGTACGAGCGCGCCGCCGCCGAGGGCCTGAAGGTCGCCCGCATCCACTCCGGCGACCCGGCCCTGTGGGGCGGCACGCAGGAGCAGGTCGACCGGTGCGCCGGGATCGGCGTGGCGACGGAGATCGTGCCGGGCGTCTCGTCCTTCTCGGCGGTCGCGGCGATCGCGCAGCGCGAGCTGACGATCCCCGAGGTCGCGCAGTCCGTGATCCTCACCCGGCTCGGCGGCGGCAAGACGCCGATGCCGCCCGGCGAGGAGGTGCGGGAGTTCGCGCGGCACGGCACGACGATGGCGCTGTTCCTCTCCGCGGCACGCAGCGGCCAGCTGGTGCGTGAGCTCCTGGAGGGCGGCTACCCGACGACCACGCCCGTCGTCATCGCGTACCAGGCGACATGGCCCGAGGAGCTCGTCCTCAACTGCACCATCGAGACCCTTGAGGAAACGGTCAAGGAACACCGCCTGTGGAAGCACACGCTGTTCCTGGTCGGACCGGCCCTCGCCGCGCACGGCACCCGCTCGCACCTCTACCACCCGGGCCACTTCCACGGCTTCCGCAAGGCCGACCCCGAGGCGCGGGCCGCGTTGCGCGCGGAGAGGGCGAAATCGTGA
- a CDS encoding sirohydrochlorin chelatase — protein MTTPPALLIAGHGTRDEAGAAAFRDFVQELARRNPELPVAGGFIELSPPPLGDAVTDLVERGVKRFAAVPLMLVSAGHAKGDIPAALTREKERHPGISYTYGRPLGPHPSLLKVLERRLDEALGGAARTPEDRADVTVLLVGRGSTDPDANAEVHKAARLLWEGRGYAGVETAFVSLAAPDVPSGLDRCVRLGAKRIVVLPYFLFTGILPDRVRQQTDGWAAAHPEVEVLSADVIGPEEELLDLVMERYREAVKGDLRMNCDSCVYRIALPGFEDKVGLPQQPHFHPDDDGDHGHGHGHGHGHGHHHGSHAHSH, from the coding sequence GTGACCACCCCGCCCGCACTGCTCATCGCCGGCCACGGCACCCGCGACGAGGCCGGGGCCGCAGCGTTCCGGGACTTCGTGCAGGAACTCGCCCGCCGCAACCCCGAACTCCCGGTCGCCGGCGGCTTCATCGAGCTGTCGCCGCCGCCGCTGGGCGACGCGGTCACCGACCTGGTGGAGCGGGGCGTCAAACGCTTCGCCGCCGTCCCGCTGATGCTGGTGTCGGCCGGGCACGCCAAGGGGGACATCCCTGCGGCGCTCACCCGTGAGAAGGAGCGCCACCCCGGCATCTCCTACACCTACGGCCGCCCGCTCGGCCCGCACCCCTCGCTCCTGAAGGTCCTGGAGCGCCGCCTGGACGAGGCGCTCGGCGGCGCGGCGCGCACGCCCGAGGACCGCGCGGACGTGACGGTGCTGCTCGTCGGCCGCGGTTCGACCGACCCGGACGCCAACGCCGAGGTGCACAAGGCGGCGCGGCTGCTGTGGGAGGGGCGCGGTTACGCGGGCGTGGAGACGGCGTTCGTCTCGCTCGCGGCGCCGGACGTGCCGTCGGGCCTCGACCGCTGCGTACGGCTTGGCGCGAAGCGGATCGTGGTCCTGCCCTACTTCCTCTTCACCGGCATCCTGCCGGACCGGGTCCGCCAGCAGACGGACGGCTGGGCGGCGGCGCACCCCGAGGTCGAGGTGCTCTCGGCGGATGTGATCGGCCCCGAGGAGGAGCTGCTCGACCTCGTCATGGAGCGCTACCGGGAGGCGGTCAAGGGCGACCTCCGGATGAACTGCGACTCCTGCGTCTACCGCATCGCGCTGCCCGGCTTCGAGGACAAGGTGGGCCTGCCGCAGCAGCCGCACTTCCACCCGGACGACGACGGGGACCATGGGCACGGGCACGGACATGGGCACGGACACGGTCACCACCACGGGTCCCATGCGCACTCCCACTGA
- the cbiE gene encoding precorrin-6y C5,15-methyltransferase (decarboxylating) subunit CbiE, with the protein MITVFGTGTGAPLDTAALDAVRAAGLVVGARRHIESAGLPPGTARVVMGPLAPALDAIEEQLAKADGAAEGGGVVVLASGDPGFFGIVRALAERFGSDRLDVRPGVSSVATAFARVGLPWDDAVVVSAHGRDPRTAANACRAHPKVAILTGPGSGPAELGAELVRRADARTLVVASALGDPEHERVERVTPAEAAARDWGPAVSVVLCLDEERALAPLRTVAGPRPGPAQWALDEGEFTHRDSMITKFEVRALALARLGPRLGDLVWDIGAGSGSVAVECARFGAAVVAVEKTADGVERIRANAAAHGVDVHAVHGAAPTVLSDLADPDAVFIGGGGRELPAIVTACARRARRSVVVAMAALDRVPAVRAALSGAGFDCDGVLLQSSRLAPLPGEVSRLAATNPVFLVWGTRPSSPLSEGVVQ; encoded by the coding sequence GTGATCACCGTCTTCGGTACGGGGACGGGGGCGCCGCTCGACACCGCCGCCCTGGACGCGGTGCGCGCCGCGGGGCTCGTCGTGGGCGCCCGGCGGCACATCGAGTCCGCCGGGCTGCCGCCGGGGACGGCCCGGGTGGTGATGGGGCCGCTCGCCCCCGCGCTCGACGCCATCGAGGAACAGCTGGCGAAGGCCGACGGGGCGGCGGAGGGCGGCGGCGTCGTGGTGCTCGCCTCCGGGGACCCCGGGTTCTTCGGGATCGTGCGGGCACTCGCCGAGCGGTTCGGGTCCGACCGGCTCGACGTCCGGCCCGGTGTCTCGTCCGTCGCCACCGCCTTCGCGCGGGTCGGGCTTCCGTGGGACGACGCCGTGGTGGTCAGCGCGCACGGACGCGATCCGCGCACCGCCGCGAACGCCTGCCGCGCGCACCCCAAGGTGGCCATCCTGACCGGCCCCGGCAGCGGCCCCGCCGAACTCGGCGCCGAGCTGGTCCGGCGCGCCGACGCCCGCACGCTCGTCGTCGCGAGCGCCCTCGGCGACCCGGAGCACGAGCGCGTGGAACGGGTCACGCCGGCCGAGGCCGCGGCCCGCGACTGGGGGCCAGCGGTGAGTGTCGTGCTCTGCCTGGACGAGGAACGGGCCCTCGCGCCGCTGCGCACTGTCGCGGGGCCCCGGCCCGGACCCGCCCAATGGGCCCTGGATGAGGGCGAGTTCACCCACCGCGACTCGATGATCACCAAGTTCGAGGTGCGGGCGCTCGCCCTCGCCCGGCTCGGACCGCGCCTGGGCGACCTGGTGTGGGACATCGGCGCGGGCTCCGGCTCGGTCGCCGTGGAGTGCGCGCGGTTCGGCGCGGCGGTCGTGGCCGTGGAGAAGACCGCCGACGGCGTCGAGCGCATCCGCGCCAACGCCGCGGCGCACGGCGTCGACGTACACGCCGTGCATGGGGCCGCGCCCACCGTCCTGTCCGATCTCGCCGACCCGGACGCGGTGTTCATCGGCGGCGGCGGGCGTGAGCTGCCCGCGATAGTGACGGCGTGCGCGCGGCGGGCCCGGCGGTCCGTCGTCGTCGCCATGGCGGCGCTCGACCGGGTGCCCGCGGTGCGGGCGGCGCTGAGCGGTGCCGGGTTCGACTGCGACGGCGTACTGCTGCAGTCGTCGCGGCTCGCGCCGCTGCCGGGTGAGGTGTCGCGGCTCGCGGCGACCAATCCGGTCTTTCTGGTGTGGGGCACCCGCCCCTCATCTCCCTTGTCTGAAGGAGTAGTTCAGTGA
- the cobC gene encoding Rv2231c family pyridoxal phosphate-dependent protein CobC has product MRTPTEPETDTGYDGELDLRHHGDAEVRGAAGLTDLAVNVRANTPPDWLKRHIAASLDGLAAYPDGRSARAAVAARHGVSPDRVLLTSGAAEAFVLLARALKVRQPVVVHPQFTEPEAALRDAGHVVGRGLLRESEGFRLDPAVVPESADLVVIGNPTNPTSVLHPAASITELARPGRVLVVDEAFMDAVPGEREALAGRTDVPGLVVLRSLTKTWGLAGLRIGYVLSDPETIATLAGAQPLWPVSSPALAAAEACVASAALAEAADAASLIAADRAHLLAGLAEFASGGVRAVPAAEGPFVLIRVPGAAAVRSTLRERGFAVRRGDTFPGLGAEWLRVAVRDRGTTDRFLAALGSVLGG; this is encoded by the coding sequence ATGCGCACTCCCACTGAGCCTGAGACCGACACCGGGTACGACGGCGAACTGGACCTGCGGCATCACGGGGATGCCGAGGTCCGGGGCGCCGCCGGCCTCACCGACCTCGCGGTCAACGTCCGCGCGAACACCCCGCCCGACTGGCTGAAGCGGCACATCGCCGCCTCGCTCGACGGCCTGGCCGCGTATCCGGACGGGCGGTCGGCGCGGGCCGCGGTGGCGGCGCGGCACGGTGTGTCACCGGACCGGGTGCTGCTCACATCGGGCGCGGCGGAGGCGTTCGTACTCCTCGCGCGGGCCCTGAAGGTCCGTCAGCCGGTGGTCGTGCACCCGCAGTTCACCGAGCCCGAGGCGGCTCTACGGGATGCGGGGCATGTGGTGGGCCGGGGGCTGCTGCGGGAGTCCGAAGGGTTCAGGCTTGACCCGGCGGTGGTGCCGGAGTCGGCCGACCTGGTGGTGATCGGCAACCCGACCAACCCGACGTCGGTACTGCACCCGGCCGCGTCCATCACCGAACTCGCCCGTCCCGGGCGGGTGTTGGTGGTGGACGAGGCCTTCATGGACGCGGTGCCGGGTGAACGGGAAGCGCTGGCCGGCCGTACGGACGTACCCGGACTCGTCGTCCTGCGCAGCCTCACCAAGACGTGGGGCCTGGCCGGACTACGGATCGGTTACGTCCTCTCCGACCCGGAGACGATCGCGACACTGGCGGGGGCGCAGCCGCTGTGGCCGGTGTCCTCGCCGGCGCTGGCGGCGGCGGAGGCGTGCGTGGCGTCCGCCGCCTTGGCCGAGGCGGCGGACGCGGCTTCCCTGATCGCCGCCGACCGGGCCCATCTCCTCGCGGGGCTCGCGGAGTTCGCCTCCGGCGGGGTGCGGGCCGTTCCGGCGGCGGAGGGACCGTTCGTCCTGATCCGGGTGCCGGGGGCCGCCGCGGTGCGCTCCACGCTGCGGGAGCGTGGCTTCGCCGTGCGACGCGGCGACACGTTCCCTGGCCTGGGCGCGGAGTGGCTACGGGTCGCGGTCCGTGACCGGGGGACGACGGATCGGTTCTTGGCGGCGTTGGGGTCGGTGCTGGGGGGCTGA
- the cobJ gene encoding precorrin-3B C(17)-methyltransferase yields the protein MIGLISATAAGGAARDRLAAAWPSRTRVYEGPVRGAVERAFAECEQVVCFLAAGAVVRLCAPLLQGKDVDPGVVCVDEGGRFAVALLGGHEGGANALAHEVGDVLRALPVVTTATDSVDVPGLDMLGLPVEGDVAGVTRAVLDGEAVALCDELGYPLPALPPNVTSLDRGPEVEPVPTRSAVRNACPQPGQTTVATIRVSDRRAELGDREVVLRPPTLVVGVGASKGAPVEEVLGLVQDTLRDAGLSAASVASLATVDAKADEPGIVEAAARLGVPVVTYAADELAGVDVPNPSDAPLAAVGTPSVAEAAALRGGGELLVPKRKSAPEGRAPMATCAVVRRKPRGRLAVVGLGPGARDLLTPRAREELRRASVLVGLDQYVDQIRDLLRPGTVIIESGLGAEEERARTAVAEAQKGQAVALIGSGDAGVYAMASPALAEASDDIDVIGVPGVTAALAAAAILGAPLGHDHVSISLSDLHTPWEVIERRVRAAAEADIIVTFYNPRSRGRDWQLPKALSILAEHREPTTPVGVVRNASRPDESARLSTIGELDPGVVDMMTVVTVGNTATREIAGRMVTPRGYRWQHADQSADPSEVSK from the coding sequence GTGATCGGCCTGATCTCCGCCACGGCGGCGGGCGGCGCGGCACGCGACCGTCTCGCCGCGGCGTGGCCCTCGCGGACGCGGGTGTACGAGGGGCCCGTGCGGGGCGCCGTGGAGCGGGCCTTCGCGGAGTGCGAGCAGGTGGTGTGCTTTCTCGCCGCGGGCGCCGTGGTGCGGCTCTGCGCGCCGCTGCTCCAGGGGAAGGATGTCGACCCTGGGGTGGTGTGCGTCGATGAGGGCGGGCGGTTTGCCGTTGCCCTGCTGGGCGGGCATGAGGGGGGTGCGAATGCCCTTGCCCACGAGGTGGGGGATGTTCTGCGGGCCTTGCCTGTCGTGACGACCGCCACCGACTCCGTCGATGTGCCGGGTCTTGACATGCTGGGGCTGCCGGTTGAGGGGGATGTTGCGGGTGTGACCCGTGCGGTGCTGGACGGGGAAGCCGTTGCTCTCTGTGACGAGTTGGGCTACCCACTGCCTGCGTTGCCGCCTAACGTGACGTCGCTTGATCGGGGCCCCGAAGTTGAGCCTGTGCCCACCCGTTCCGCCGTGCGGAACGCCTGCCCACAGCCGGGGCAGACGACCGTGGCGACCATCCGGGTCAGCGATCGCCGCGCTGAACTCGGGGACAGGGAAGTCGTGTTGCGGCCGCCCACCCTCGTCGTAGGCGTCGGCGCCAGCAAGGGTGCGCCCGTCGAAGAAGTGCTCGGGCTCGTTCAGGACACCCTGCGGGACGCGGGGCTCTCCGCCGCTTCCGTCGCCTCGCTGGCGACCGTCGACGCGAAGGCCGACGAACCCGGCATCGTCGAGGCCGCCGCGCGGCTCGGGGTGCCGGTCGTGACGTACGCGGCCGACGAGTTGGCCGGGGTCGACGTGCCGAACCCGTCCGACGCGCCGCTCGCCGCCGTCGGTACGCCCTCCGTCGCGGAGGCCGCCGCACTGCGCGGCGGCGGTGAACTCCTCGTGCCCAAGCGGAAGTCGGCGCCCGAGGGCCGTGCGCCGATGGCCACCTGTGCCGTCGTGCGGCGGAAGCCGCGCGGACGGCTCGCGGTCGTCGGGCTCGGTCCCGGCGCACGGGACCTGCTGACGCCGCGCGCCCGCGAAGAGCTGCGCAGGGCCTCGGTCCTGGTCGGTCTCGACCAGTACGTCGACCAGATCCGGGACCTCCTTCGCCCCGGCACGGTCATCATCGAGTCGGGGCTCGGCGCCGAGGAGGAGCGGGCGCGTACCGCTGTCGCGGAGGCGCAGAAGGGGCAGGCGGTCGCGCTGATCGGTTCGGGCGACGCGGGCGTGTACGCCATGGCCTCGCCCGCCCTTGCCGAGGCGAGCGACGACATCGACGTCATCGGCGTACCCGGTGTGACGGCCGCGCTCGCGGCGGCGGCGATACTGGGCGCGCCGCTCGGCCACGACCACGTGTCCATCAGCCTCTCCGACCTGCACACTCCGTGGGAGGTCATCGAGCGCCGGGTGCGCGCGGCGGCCGAGGCGGACATCATCGTCACCTTCTACAACCCGCGCAGCCGGGGCCGCGACTGGCAGCTGCCGAAGGCCCTGTCGATCCTCGCCGAGCACCGGGAGCCGACGACGCCGGTCGGTGTCGTACGCAATGCCTCGCGCCCGGACGAGTCCGCGCGCCTGAGCACGATCGGCGAACTCGACCCGGGAGTCGTCGACATGATGACGGTCGTGACGGTCGGCAACACCGCGACCCGTGAGATCGCGGGCCGCATGGTGACTCCGCGCGGTTACCGCTGGCAGCACGCGGACCAGTCGGCCGACCCTTCGGAGGTGTCCAAGTGA
- a CDS encoding ZIP family metal transporter codes for MAVFVALGAFLMTLAGGWTAQRVTDRRHLVLGLAGGLMLGVVGLDLLPEALEAAGGPVFGVPAALLLFVAGFLVAHLVERLLAVRQAAHGAEEVNGRAPQVGLTAAAAMVGHSLMDGVAIGAAFQVGQGMGLAVALAVIAHDFADGFNTYTIASLYGNARRKALAMLFADAVAPVVGAASTLLFTIPEQLLGGYLGFFGGALLYLAAAEILPEAHHEHPARSTVLCTIAGAAFIWLVVGIAD; via the coding sequence ATGGCTGTGTTCGTGGCGCTCGGCGCTTTTCTGATGACCCTGGCGGGCGGCTGGACGGCCCAGCGGGTCACCGACCGGCGTCACCTCGTCCTGGGGCTCGCCGGCGGTCTGATGCTCGGCGTGGTCGGCCTCGACCTGCTGCCGGAGGCCCTGGAGGCCGCGGGCGGCCCGGTCTTCGGCGTACCGGCGGCGCTGCTCCTGTTCGTGGCGGGCTTCCTCGTGGCGCACCTGGTGGAGCGGCTGCTCGCGGTGCGTCAGGCGGCGCACGGGGCGGAGGAGGTCAACGGCAGGGCGCCCCAGGTGGGTCTGACGGCGGCCGCCGCGATGGTCGGCCACAGCCTCATGGACGGCGTCGCGATCGGCGCCGCCTTCCAGGTGGGCCAGGGCATGGGCCTCGCGGTGGCGCTCGCGGTCATCGCCCATGACTTCGCGGACGGCTTCAACACGTACACGATCGCCAGCCTGTACGGGAACGCCCGCCGCAAGGCACTCGCGATGCTCTTCGCCGACGCGGTGGCCCCGGTCGTGGGCGCCGCGTCGACGCTCCTCTTCACCATTCCGGAGCAACTGCTCGGCGGATATCTCGGCTTCTTCGGCGGAGCGCTGCTCTATCTGGCCGCCGCGGAGATCCTGCCGGAGGCGCACCACGAGCACCCGGCCCGCTCGACGGTGCTGTGCACGATCGCGGGAGCCGCGTTCATCTGGCTGGTGGTGGGCATCGCGGACTGA